Proteins co-encoded in one Pelodiscus sinensis isolate JC-2024 chromosome 9, ASM4963464v1, whole genome shotgun sequence genomic window:
- the LOC102448694 gene encoding uncharacterized protein LOC102448694 isoform X4 has product MGQTIFGKIAERPSAIFKQSVEKKLDYKNIQGIVKQKFQQQSSQVTDIHQTNLATCEALAEGPECTSCLTGIKEGGLLKDTG; this is encoded by the exons atgggacaaacaatatttggaaagattgCTGaaagaccctcagcaattttcaagcaATCTGTGGaaaaaaagttagactacaaaaacATTCAAG GAATTGTCAAGCAGAAATTCCAACAGCAGAGTTCCCAAGTGACTGATATTCACCAG actaacttggctacctgtGAAGCGCTTGCTGAGG GGCCAGAATGTACCTCCTGTCTCACTGGAATAAAAGAAGGGGGCCTTCTGAAAGACACTGGTTGA